A region from the uncultured Ilyobacter sp. genome encodes:
- a CDS encoding YvcK family protein, which produces MYIKPKVVVIGGGTGLSVLLRGLKHFPVEITAIVTVADDGGSSGKLRDEFDMPAPGDLRNVMVALSEVEPLVEELLQYRFKGDSSLGGHPLGNLLLTAMVGVTGDLVSAMKGLRKVFDIRGNILPSTCESVTLLAEMEDGEIIAGESMIPKTHKSIERVFFEKNPKPVKEALEAIEKADLIVLGIGSLYTSIIPNLLIPEMKESLIKSKAKKVYICNAMQQPGESRGYTVSDHIKAINRHVGGEFLDVVVTDSSEIPECIMEKYNQEGAGRVEVDFENLEKMKIDILEQKLLEISEKGTVRHHPYRLAGAIYSLVEY; this is translated from the coding sequence ATGTATATAAAACCAAAAGTTGTCGTGATAGGTGGAGGAACAGGGCTTTCGGTTCTCCTTAGAGGGCTTAAACATTTCCCGGTAGAGATCACTGCTATAGTAACGGTGGCAGACGATGGAGGGAGCAGCGGTAAACTGAGAGATGAATTTGATATGCCTGCACCTGGTGATTTGAGAAATGTAATGGTGGCATTAAGTGAAGTGGAACCTTTAGTAGAGGAACTTCTTCAGTACAGGTTCAAAGGGGACAGCAGTCTAGGGGGGCATCCCCTTGGAAACTTACTCCTTACAGCTATGGTGGGAGTCACAGGGGATCTGGTTAGTGCTATGAAGGGTCTCAGAAAAGTATTTGATATCAGGGGTAATATATTGCCCTCTACCTGTGAAAGTGTCACACTCTTGGCAGAGATGGAAGATGGAGAAATAATAGCCGGAGAGTCTATGATTCCAAAAACTCATAAGAGCATAGAGCGAGTGTTTTTTGAAAAAAATCCCAAACCTGTAAAAGAAGCTCTAGAAGCAATAGAGAAAGCGGATTTGATAGTGCTGGGAATAGGAAGTCTTTATACCAGCATAATTCCAAATCTTCTCATACCAGAGATGAAAGAGTCTCTTATAAAATCAAAGGCTAAAAAAGTGTATATATGTAATGCGATGCAGCAGCCTGGAGAAAGCAGAGGTTATACTGTATCAGATCATATAAAGGCTATAAATCGGCATGTTGGTGGAGAATTTTTGGATGTAGTTGTCACCGACTCCAGTGAGATACCTGAATGTATAATGGAAAAATATAATCAGGAAGGTGCCGGAAGAGTAGAGGTCGACTTTGAAAATCTAGAAAAAATGAAAATAGATATTTTGGAGCAAAAACTTCTTGAGATAAGTGAAAAAGGTACAGTAAGGCATCATCCTTACAGGTTGGCAGGAGCTATTTACTCACTTGTAGAATATTAA
- a CDS encoding omptin family outer membrane protease → MQLVNTKNKKLALLAAFFMFTVSNSYSMSATSNEVFMVENESKIPVSISISTGVLNGESKEYVYDNFLGTDQKVSELTWGLDNVLMVGAETSIGLTDRISLNFGAWFNTSDGSNSMTDYDWRTGEDEKWTDYSSSNSDLEEGMMLDANFDIVIISKHNYSLSGVLGFRYDKFRWSSYDVSGVYSSKYIAYDKLDGYYYEDEFRIQDVELYGDNIDYEQKFFTPYIGLDFNYKINKWVFTSYVRGAMWAWGEATDIHYYPDDGTYTLNQDFWGYPAGSVSYPDSSESSTSIDEVDNMYYISLGLGVNYLFTETFSLGLSLDFQKYYRAEDDNYDVVDPDYDPDYIFQSRGGMSHESYMITLSAKYYL, encoded by the coding sequence ATGCAATTAGTAAATACCAAAAACAAAAAGCTGGCTCTGCTGGCAGCTTTTTTTATGTTCACAGTTTCAAACAGCTATTCCATGTCTGCAACTTCAAATGAAGTCTTCATGGTAGAAAATGAAAGCAAAATACCAGTATCCATATCCATTTCCACAGGAGTTTTAAATGGTGAGTCTAAAGAATATGTATACGACAATTTCTTGGGAACAGATCAAAAAGTCAGCGAACTGACATGGGGTTTAGATAATGTCTTAATGGTCGGTGCAGAGACTTCTATAGGATTAACTGACAGAATTTCACTTAACTTCGGGGCATGGTTTAATACCAGTGATGGCAGTAATAGTATGACTGATTACGACTGGAGAACGGGGGAAGATGAAAAATGGACCGATTATTCCAGCAGCAACTCTGATTTAGAAGAAGGAATGATGCTCGATGCCAATTTCGATATAGTAATAATTTCTAAACATAATTATTCACTTTCAGGTGTTTTAGGTTTTAGATATGATAAATTTAGGTGGAGTTCATATGATGTCAGTGGTGTTTACAGCTCAAAATACATTGCTTATGATAAATTAGACGGTTACTACTATGAAGATGAATTTCGAATACAAGATGTTGAACTTTACGGAGACAACATAGACTATGAACAAAAATTTTTCACTCCTTATATCGGTCTTGATTTTAATTATAAAATAAATAAATGGGTATTCACCTCATACGTAAGAGGAGCTATGTGGGCCTGGGGGGAAGCTACAGACATCCATTATTACCCGGACGATGGAACTTACACTTTAAATCAAGATTTTTGGGGATATCCAGCAGGGAGTGTTTCCTATCCTGATAGTAGCGAATCCTCTACCTCTATTGATGAAGTAGATAATATGTACTATATATCTTTAGGCCTAGGAGTTAACTACCTCTTTACCGAAACTTTTTCCTTGGGACTTTCACTAGACTTTCAAAAATATTACAGAGCAGAAGATGATAATTATGATGTGGTAGACCCAGATTATGATCCTGACTATATTTTCCAAAGCCGTGGAGGAATGTCCCACGAATCTTACATGATAACCCTATCTGCAAAATATTATTTATAA
- a CDS encoding L-threonylcarbamoyladenylate synthase, with amino-acid sequence MKQIVFDLKNMDLPAVAKKVKSGELIVYPTDTVYGVGAVIEKEEALKKIYAAKERTFSSPLIALVSDESIVEKIAYIDKNKENIEKLMNFFWPGALTIILRKKENVPYVMVSGGDSIGVRMPNHPLALDIIKSCGGILATTSANISGEPSPKKFSDLSEEFKKRVDILVDGGACNLGIESTVIDMRENPFILRHGGVSKKEIEKIIGKF; translated from the coding sequence ATGAAACAGATTGTTTTTGATTTGAAAAACATGGATCTTCCTGCTGTGGCAAAAAAAGTTAAGTCTGGAGAACTGATTGTGTATCCCACAGATACAGTTTATGGTGTGGGAGCGGTCATCGAAAAAGAAGAGGCACTTAAGAAAATATATGCGGCTAAGGAAAGAACATTTTCTTCTCCCCTTATAGCCCTTGTAAGTGATGAGAGTATTGTAGAAAAGATAGCCTATATTGATAAAAACAAAGAGAATATTGAAAAACTTATGAATTTTTTCTGGCCGGGAGCCTTGACAATAATTCTCCGTAAAAAGGAGAACGTTCCTTATGTAATGGTATCTGGAGGGGACAGTATAGGGGTTAGGATGCCAAATCATCCCCTTGCACTGGATATAATAAAATCTTGTGGAGGTATATTGGCCACTACAAGTGCTAACATATCTGGAGAACCCAGCCCAAAGAAATTTTCAGATTTAAGTGAAGAGTTTAAAAAAAGAGTGGATATACTTGTGGACGGAGGAGCCTGTAACCTTGGAATAGAGTCCACTGTTATAGATATGAGAGAAAATCCTTTTATTTTGAGACATGGAGGCGTATCAAAAAAAGAGATAGAGAAAATAATAGGAAAATTTTAA